The stretch of DNA TACGACACCGCCGACAAGCTCGCGCTGGGCAACGCCAAGCGCTGCGGCACCCTCGACGAGCTGCTGGAGGTCGCCGACACCGTCACGCTGCACGTGGACGGGCGGGCCGGCAACAGCGGCTTCTTCGGCGAGGAGCAGTTCGCGCGGATGCGTCCGCGCAGCATCTTCCTGAACCTGTCGCGCGGGTTCGTCATCGACCACGCTGCGCTGCGGCGGCACCTGGTCAGCGGGCACCTCGCGGGTGCGGCGATCGACGTGTTCCCGAAGGAGCCCAAGGGCCGCGGCGAGGAGTTCCAGTCGGAGCTGCGGGGTCTGCCCAACGTCATCCTCACCCCGCACATCGGCGGGTCGACCGAGGAGGCGCAGGCCGACATCGGCGGGTTCGTCGCCAACAAGATGACCCGGTTCGTCACCGAGGGCGCCACCACGCTCAGCATCAACATGCCGCACGTGGCGCTGCCGGAGCAGGAGCGCACGCACCGGATCGTGCACGTGCACCACAACATGCCCGGTGTGCTGGCGCAGGTCAACAGCATCCTGGCGCACCACTCGGTCAACATCGAGGGCCAGCTGCTGGCGACCCGCGGCGAGTACGGGTACCTGATCACCGACATCGGCGCCGACTACCCCGACGAGGTCGTGACCCGGCTGCGCGCCATGGACCAGACGGTCCGGCTGCGGGTGCTGTCGTGAGCGACATCGAAGAGGTGCTGCGGGGCATCGTCGGGCCGGGGCACGTGCTCGTCGACCCGGATCTGCGGGCGGCGTACGAGACGGATTGGACCCGGCGTTTCACCGGCACCGCGCGCTGCGTGGTGCGGCCGCGCGACACCGCGGAGGTCGCGGCGGTCGTGCGGGCCTGCGCTGCGGCGGGGGTGCCGATCACCGTGCAGGGCGGCAACACCGGCCTGGTCGGCGGCGGCGTCCCGGACCGCGGCGAGGTGCTGCTCAGCCTGACCCGGCTCAGCGACCTGGAGCCGGTCGACGAGCTCGAATCGCAGGTCACCGCCGGTGCCGGGGTCACCCTGGAGAAGCTGCAGGCCCACGCCCGGGCGGCCGGCCTCGACGTCGGCGTCGACCTCGCGGCCCGGTCGGCGGCCACGGTCGGCGGCATGGTCGCCACCAACGCGGGCGGGATCCGGGTGCTGCGCTACGGCAGCATGCGCGACCAGCTGACGGGCCTGGAGGCGGTCCTCGCCGACGGGACCGTGCTGACCCGGCTCGCCGGGCTGGCCAAGGACAACACCGGCTATGACCTGACGCAGCTCCTCGCCGGCAGCGAGGGCACCCTGGCGGTCATCACCCGGGTCCGGTTGCGCCTGGTCCCGCTGCTGCCGGCCCGGGCGGTGGCGCTCGTCGCGGTCGACGGCACCGAGGGGGCGCTGGCGCTGCTGGCGGCGGCCCGCAGCCGGCTCGCCACGCTCAGCGCCGCCGAGCTCTGCTACGCCGACGGCATCGACCTGGTCCGGGCGCACGGGCGGCTGTCGGCGCCGTTCGCCGAGGACTACCCGGCCTACGTGCTGCTCGAGTGCGCCGCCCACAGCGACCCGACCGACGAGATCCTGGAGCTGCTCGCCGACTGCGACGCGGTGCAGGACGCGACGGTCGCCGGCGACCAGGTCGGCCGGGCGCGGCTGTGGGCCTACCGGGAGACGCACACCGAGGCGATCAGCGCCGCCGGGGTCCCCGTCAAGCTGGACGTGTGCGTCCCGCTGCGGGAGCTGGCCGGGCTCGTCGCCGAACTGCCCGGCGCCGTCGCCGCGGTCGCGCCCGGGGCCCGGGGCATCGTCTTCGGGCACGTCAACGAGGGCAACCTGCACGTCAACGTGCTCGGTGCCGGGGAGCACGCCGAAGAGGTCACCGACGCGGTGCTGCGCCTGGTCGCGCAGCGGCACGGCAGCATCAGCTCCGAGCACGGGGTCGGCCGGGCGAAGGTGCCGTGGCTGGAGCTGTCCCGGTCGGAGGCGGAGCTCGCCGCGCTGCGCCGGATCAAGACCGCCTTCGACCCGGACGGGATCCTCAATCCGGGAGTGCTGCTGCCCGTGCGGTGAGACCCGGCCGGGGCCCTCACGCGTGGAAGTCGACCTCGGCGGTGGCGACCGTGCCCGCGGTGCGGCCCGGGGCCGTCTGGTGGGTCCAGTAGAGGTTGGTGTGCGCGATGACCTCCCCCGGCCCCGGCACGCCGAACTGCGAGCGGTCCCTGGTCGTGTGGGCGTCGCGGACCAGGGCCGTGTCGTAGCCGCGGGTGAGGGCGCCGTGCAGGGTCGAGCGGATGCACGCGTCGGTCTGCGCGCCGGTGACGAAGATCCGGCCGACGCCGAGGTCCGCGAGGACCGCCTCCAGGCTGGTCTCCTCGAAGGCGTCGAGGTAGTGCTTGTCGACGTGCGGCTCGGCGGCGTCCGGGGTGAGTTCGGGGACGATCCGCCACTGGTCGCTGCCGTGTTCGAGGTGAGCGTCGGAGTGCTGGATCCATCGATGACGAGCAGTGCGGTCCGGGGCCGGTTCGGCAGTGTGGTCATGCCGCCCGCCGTAGCGCCACCCATCGACACCGGTCGACGGCGATGGCGGGTCACCGGCATCGTGCAGGCGGTGAGCGGACCGGCGCAGTAAAGTCGCGCGGATGAGCGAGTTCGGCGTACCGGATGAGATTTTGACCTGTGACGGGGTGACCCTGCGGCGCTGGCGCCACGGCGACGCGGCGTTGACGTTCGCGCTCGTCAACGACACGATCGAGCACCTGGCGCCGTGGATGGAGTTCGCCGCCAACGGCTACACCGAGGCCGACGCGGTCGCCTACCTCGCGCTCTGCGACGAGCACTGGGACTCCCGGCGCAACTTCAACTACGCGATCGTCGCCCCGGACGGGCGGGTCGTGGGCAGCACCGGCATCATGACCGAGCGGCCCGAGGGCGGCGTGGAGATCGGCTACTGGCTGCACCGCGACTACACCGGGCAGGGCATCGCCACGAAGGCGTCGCGGGCGCAGATCGAGGCGGCGTGGCTGATGGGCGCCACGCACGTGATCATCGTGCACGACTCGAACAACCACCGCAGCGGTGCCGTGCCCGCCCGGCTCGGCTTCACCGAGGTCGAGCGGCGGGTCGGTGTGGAGCCGCCGACGGCGGTGAAGACCGGGACGAAGGTCGTCTGGCGGCTCGACCGAAAATAATCCGCGCGGCTTGTCGATTCCGGGGCTGCCCGCCCGACGCACGGGTAGAGGCTGGGAACAGGACCGGCCACCGTGAAGCGAGGAACGACAGACATGCTGCTCCAGAACAAGAACGCCGTCATCTACGGTGCCGCCGGATCCGTCGGCTCCGGCATGGCCCGCACCTTCGCCGCCGAGGGGGCGCGGGTCTTCCTGACCGGGCGGACCCGGGCGACCCTGGAGGCGCTCGCCGAGGAGATCACCGCCGCGGGCGGGCAGGCCGAGGCCGATGTCGTCGACGCGCTCGACGAGGCCGCGGTCGACGCCCACGCCCGGTCCATGGTCGAACGCGCCGGCAGCCTCGACATCTCGATCAGCCTCGTGACCAGGGGCGACGTCCAGGGGATCCCGTTGGCGCAGATGACGACCGAGGACCTGCTGCGGCCGGTCATGACCGGCCTCACCGCGACCTTCGTCACCGCCCGCGCCGCCGCGCGGCACATGACCGGGCAGGGCTCCGGGGTCATCCTCGCCTTCAACAGCGGGTCCGCGCACGGCAGCCCGATGATGGGGGGTACGGGCCTCGCCGACGCCGCGATCGACACCTTCATCCGCAACCTCGCCGGGGAGATCGGGCCGAGCGGCGTCCGGGTGCTGGGCATGTGGGCAGCGGGTGTGCCGGAGTCGTTCACGCCGGAGAAGCTCGCCGCGGTCAACAGCGACATGGTCTTCGACGACGCGGCGATGCAGGGGCTGCTGGCGCAGCTCGCGTCGATGCGGATGCTGCGGCGTTCGCCGAGCCTGGCCGAGATCGCGTCGACGGCGGCGTTCCTCGCCTCGGACCGCGCGGGCGGCATCACCGCGACCTTCGTCAACGTCACCGGCGGCATCTTCGCCAGCTGAGGCGGTGCGTTCGCTCGCAGGGCAAGCCGCGCCCCGGTGTAGGACCAACTCTTCAAGAGTTGGTCCTACACCGGGGCGCCCGCGAGAGTTCCTCAGGGGCGCAGGCGGGCCAGGTCGGCGGCGGCGCGCAGTGCCGCGTGGTGGAAGTTGGCGGCGGCCTGGTCGCCCAGCCACGGCAGGTGGCCGAGGAGTTCCAGCAGCACCAGGCCGTGCACCCGGCCCCACAGGTCCAGGCCCCAGCCGAACGCGGCGGGCGGCATCCCCGGCAGGACCAGGGCGGCCGCGGCGGTGAGCGCGTCGTCGAGCGCCGGATCGACAGCGGGAGGCCGGATCGCGGCGAGGTCGGCCGGGCTCCAGCCGTGGAAGACCGCGCCGGTGAACGCGACCCCGAGCCGGCGGGCGGCGTCGGTGGTCGGCCCGCCGGGCGGGGCGGCGTAGCCGGGGACCGGGGTGCCGAAGATGAGCAGGAACCGGGCCCGGTGCTCGACGGCCCACCCCCGGTACGCCGAGGCGACCCCCACCAGGTCCGGATGCGCCTGCCCGGCCGCCTCGATGGCGTCGGCGAGCGCGTTGTGCGCGTCGGCGATGAGCGCGGTGATCAGGTCGTCGCGGCTCGGGAAGTAGTGGTAGAGCGACTGGACGGTCATCCCGACCTCGCGGGCCACCCCGCGCAGCGTCATCTGCCCCGCATCGGCGGAGAGCTGGCTGATCGCGACCGTCTTGATCTCGTCGATCGTCGCCGCGCGTTTGCGGTCGCGCAGCGACACCCGTACCTCCGTCATGCCGGTAGCCTAACGCATTCTGGTTTGACTAACACTGTCAGTTAAATCTACTGTTGTTCGACAGTGAACCCACCAGGAGGACCACCATGAGCACCACCCCCCTCAGCCCGCCACGACGCTGGCCCGCAGCCCTGTTCATCGCCGAAGGGCTGCTGATCGCCGTCCCGCTCGTCGTCCTCGGCCAGGCCGTGAACTGGCCCGCCGGACTCGGCGACCCCGCATCGGTCACCCTCCCGCTCGTCGCCGCCCACGAGACCGGGCTGCGCGCCGGATACCTGGCCTACCTCGCCTACTCGCTGCTCTTCCTGCCGGTGATCGCGGTCGCCGTCGGCACCTTCGCCGGACCGGCCGAGCGGCGGCACCCGGCCGCCCGGATCGCGGTGCTGCTCGCCGGCCTCTCGGCGCTCGCCCGGGCCGTCGGGATCCTGCGCTGGCTCACCGCGATGCCGGTCCTCGCCGCGAGCTGGGCCGGGGCCGACCCGGCAATGCGGGCGGTCATCGCCGTGCAGTTCGGCGTCCTCAACGACTTCGGCGGTGGCATCGGCGAACTCCTCGGCGTCGCCGCGTTCGGCTCCGCCGCCGTCGCCTGCGCCACGATCGCCATCCGCGCCGCCGTCCCGGCCTGGCTCACCTGGCTCGGCGCGGCCACCGCGGTCCTGGCCGCTGTCCCGCTCGTCGAGCTCGCCGGGGTCGACGCGGGCGCGCTGACCTCCGTCGGGGTCACCGCCGTGCAGATCTGGCTGCTCGCGCTCGCGGCCGTCGTCTGGCGCGGGGCCCGCCGATGACCCACGTCGTCCTCGGTGCCGGCCAGACCGGCCGCCCACTCGCCGCCGCGCTCGCGGCCGCAGGCCTGGGGGTACGCGTGGTCAGCCGCACCCGCCCCGCCGGGCTGCCCGCCGGCGCCGAGCACCGCGGCGCGGACCTCACCGACGTGGACGCCACGATCGCCGCGTGCGCGGGGGCGTCGGTCGTCTACCACACCGCCGGGGCTCCCGTTCCGCAGTGGGACCGGGCCTTCCCGGCGGTCATGGCGTCGGTGCTCGCCGGGGCGGCCGCCGCCTCGGCCCGGCTGGTCTACCTGGACAACCTCTACGCGTTCGGGCCGCCCGAGGGTGCGATCACCGAGGCGTCGCCGCCGAACCCGGTCGAGGCGAAGGGGCGGCTGCGGCTGCACCTGGCGGAGCTGGTGCTCGGGGCCGCCGGTCGGGGCGACCTGCCGGGGGCCACCGTGGCGCACGCGGCGGACTTCTTCGGACCGGGGGTACGCAACTCGGTGCCGGGGGCGCTGGTGCTCCGGGCGGTCGAGGCCGGGAAGGTGCCGCGGTGGCCGGTGGCGCTCGACGAGGCGCACAGCCTGGCGTACACCCCGGATGTGGCGGCGGCGCTCGCGGCGATCGGCGCTTCGGCGGGCTGGAGCGGCGCGCGGCGGCGGATCATCGCGGCGCAGGCGCCGACGGGCCGGGAGTTCCTCGCGGCGGCGGGCGGGCGGCCCGGGGCGGTGCTGTCGCTGGCGGCGCTGCGGGTCGCCGGGATCTTCAGCCGGGGCGCGCGGGACCTGGCCGGGCTCGCCTGGCAGTACGACCGGCCCTACGTCGCCGACGGCACCCTGCTGCGGCAGGAGACCGGCCTGGTGCCGACCCCGCTGGCGGTCGCCCTGGCCTAGAGCGCCGTTTTAGGACCAACTCTTGAAGAGTTGGTCCTAAAACGGCGCCGCGTCAGCCGTGGCGGACATGCTGGTTGTCGCCGGTGAGGCGGCCGGTGCGGATCAGCGCGCGCTTCGTGCCGGGCGGCAGGGCCTTCGCGGTCTCCTCGGCCGAGAGCTCCGGCTCGGCCGGATTGGTGCGCACGAACAGCGCCACCGTCGTCGCCGGGACGAACCCGTTGCGCGACATCAGCGTGGCCGAGGCGACGTTGCTGGACTCGACGTCGGTGACGACCCGGCGCGCACCGGCGGCGAACAGCGCCTCGCAGCAGACCTCGACCAGGCGCCGGGCGATGCCCCGGCCCTGCATGTCCGGGGCGACGGCGATCCACTCCAGGTAGGCCCAGTCCTCACGGAACTCGAACTCCATCGAACCGAGGACGAAGCCCACGACCCGGTCCGAGTCGAGCGCGACCCAGCACGCCCCGTCGTCGGTGTCGAGGTGCTCGGCGACGGCGGTGAGGGACCAGGAGGTGTACGGCTTGACGCTGACGTCGAAGACCTCATGGCCGAGGTCGAGGACCTGGCGGAGGTGTCCCAGGCCCATGGGGACGATCGGGATCGTGTCGTTCATGAGCCCAGTCTGCCTCGAACGGCCGCTCGACGGTTCCCCGGGGACGTAGAATTGAGTCCGAAATGCCCGACTTATCCAGGACGGGCTTATCGAGGGGAAAAGGGCATCATGGGGATCATGGACAAGGCCAAGGAAATGCTCGGCATGGACGACGCCACCGACGCGGCGAAGGACGCCACGGGCAAGGTGGGCGACAAGGCCGCCGACGCATCCAACGCTGCCAAGGACCAGGCCGGAAGCATGTCCGACAAGGCGAAGAACATGGTCGACAAGGGCGGCGACAAGATCGACAACATGACCGGCGGCAAGGCTTCCGGCCACATCGACAAGGGCCAGGACGCCGCCAAGGACGCGATCGACAAGATTCCTGGAATGTAGCCCGCGCGTCCGACACGGACGCAGCGGCTCAGATGGTGCAACGGCCCGCTCCGGCGCTGAAGTAGCGCGGAGGAGGGCCGTTGCGCTGTCCGTGGCGGGACAGCCGGCCGCGCTGAGGCCTTGCGGGCGCGCTCCGGGTCGTCAAGGGTGAGATCGTCGGCGACGATCCGAACCCCGCAGGAGCCCCCGTGATACCCGCACTGGACCCGTCGCCCGTCGCCACGTTTCACGGCGGGCGGAGCGTCACCGCCCGGTTGACCTGGGGGCAGCAGGGCATCTGGAACATCATCACCGCGATGGCGCCCCACGACGCGTTCCTCAACCAGCGCCGGATCGTCGCCGTCCCCGCGGGCGCGGTCGCGACCCTGGCGGCGGTGGCGGCGGCCGTCGGCACATTGATCTCCCGGCACGAGTCCCTGCGGACCAGGATCCGCACCGTCGGCCAGGTGCCGTGGCAGGACGTCGCCGCCGCGGGCGAATGCCCGATCGAGGTGCTGGAGACCGCACCCGACCAGGCCCGGCGGGCCGCCAAGCAGGCCCGGGAGCGGCTGCGGCTGATCCCGTTCGACTACGCCGAGGACCTGCCGATCCGGGTCACCGCGGTCCTGGCCGACGGCACGGTGCGCTACCTGGTCCTGGTCCTCGCCCACATCGCCGTCGACTGGTACGCCCTGGCCCGCCTGGAACGCGAACTGACGGCGCTGCTCGTCGACGGCGCGGTCGCCGCGGCACCGGGTCGCCAGCCGGCCGACATGGCCGAACGCGAGCACAGCGCGGCCGGGCGGCAGCGGACCCGGCGCGTCCAGGACTACTGGCGCGGCCGCTACACCCGGTTCCCGGCGCAGGCGTTCCCCCCGGCGGCGCCGTCCGCCGACCCCTATTACGGGCAGGCCGACCTCGTCTCACCCGCGCTCGGCACCACCTGCCAGATGGCGGCCAGCCGCTACGGCACCAGCTCCTCGGCGGTCCTGCTCGCGGCGACCTGCGCCGTCCTCGCCGCCTGGACCAGGCAGGACCGGCTGGGGATGCTCACCCTGGTCAACAACCGGTTCCACGACGGCCACCGCGACGTGATCGCGCCCGTCAACCAGCTCGGCATCCTCGCGTTCGACCTGAGCGGGACCGCCACCTTCGGCGACCTCGTCACCAGTGCCTGGCGCGAATCGCTGAGCTGCTTCCGGCACGCCTACTACGACCAGGACGCCCTCGACGGGTTCCTCGAGGACACCGGGCGGCTGCACGACGGCCGGATCGCACCCTTCTGCTGCTTCAACGACATGCGCGCCGCCAACGGCCACCTGCGCGGCCGCCGCACCGGGACCGCCCGGCTGCACGCGGCCAGGAGGCGGTCCCGGATCACCTGGCGCGAACCGCTCAGGGACTTCAGCTGGCACTTCATGCTGTCGGTCAGCGACCTGCCGGGCAGCCTGTGCGTGTCGCTCGCCGCCGACGCCCGTTACCTGCCGCCGCGCCGACAGGTAGCGGTCCTGCTCGCGTTCGAGGAGCTGGTGGTCACCGCGGCCACCCGCGAGGTGCGGCTGGCGGAGCTTTACCGCGGTGTCGAACGCGCCAGGAAACAGCGCTGGCCCGAGGAGTGACGAGCGTAGCGAGGAGCCCCGCCGGGCGCGCCGGGAGCCCCGCTGGCCCGAGGAGTGACGAGCGTAGCGAGGAGCCCCGCCGGGCGCGCCGGTGTTACAGGTCCCAGCCCTGGCGCAGTTCGGCGAAGACCCGGTGGAAGGTCGGGAAGGTCTTCTTCACGCAGTCCGGGTCGTCGAGCGTGATGCCGTCGGTGAGCAGCCCGGTCACGCTGAAGCTCATCGCGATCCGGTGGTCGGCGTGGCAGGCGATCCGCGCCCCCGCCGGAACACCCGGGTGGATCTCCAGCCAGTCGCGGCCGGTCTCGACCCGGATCCCCAGCGCGCGCAGGTTGCTCGCGCACGCCTCCAGCCGGTCGCTCTCCTTGACCCGGATGTTGTAGACATCCTCGATCCGCACCGGGCCGTCCGCGAACGGCGCGATCGCGGCGAGCGTCGGCACGGTGTCGGAGATGTCGCGCATGTTGACCGTGACCCCGTTGAGCTTCGGCGGGCCGGTCACCGTGATCGAGTCGTCGGCGATGTCGACCGTCGCGCCCATCCGCTCCAGCACGTGCACGAACCGCACATCGCCCTGCAGGCTCGACGACGACAGCCCCGGCACGGTGACCGTACGCCCGGCCACCGCGGCTGCGGCGAAGAAGTAGCTCGCGCTGGACGCGTCGGGCTCCACGACGTAGTCCTGCGGGGAGTAGGCGGCGGCCGGCACCACGAAGACGCTGCCGTCGCGTTCGACCGCCACCCCGAAGCGGGCCATCATCGCCAGGGTCATCTCGACATAGGGCACCGAGACCATGTCGGTCACGTGGATCCGCAGGCCCTGGCCGGTCAGCGGGCCCATCAGCAGCAGCGCGGTGAGGAACTGCGACGACAGCCCCGCGTCCAGGCGCAGGTCGCCGCCGGTGATCCCGGCCGCGTCGATCGTCACCGGCAGGTGCCCCTCGGCCTCGTCGTGGTGCAGGGTCACCCCGAGCGAGCGCAGCGCCTCGGACAGCGGGCCGACCGGGCGGCGGCGCATCTGCGCGGACGCGTCGAACCGGAAGTGCCCGTGCCCGGCGGCGGCGAGCGCCGGCAGGAACCGGGCCGCGGTGCCCGCGTCGCGGCAGTAGACGTCGGCGCTGCCCGCGGGCGGCCCGGCCGGGTTGCCGGTGACGGTCCAGGCCTCGTCGTCCAGGGTCACCGGGTAGCCGAGGGCCTGCAGGGCGAGCGCGAAGCCCTCCGTGTCGTCGGAGCGCAGGGGGTGGCGTAAGACGGTGGTGCCGTCCGCCGCCGCGGCCAGGAAGAGCGCCCTGGCCATCACCGATTTGGACCCGGGAATGCGCACGATCGTCACGCGGTGATCGTAACCAGCCGCGAATATCCGGTTGCCCCCGCCGCCCGCCGTGCCAGGATTCAGGCATGACCAAGCCGTGGATGATCGATGAGCTCGGCTACGCCGGGCCGGAGCACCTGGACCCGGACTTCGTCGACGGCTACGACCGCAAGCAGGGGTTTCCCGACCCGGACGGCGACGTGGCGATCCTGCGCGAGCACGGTCTGACCGCCACGTCGACGCTGGTGGACCTCGGGACCGGCACGGGCCGGGTGGCGCTGGCGGCCGCTCCCCACGCCGGGCGGGTCGTCGCGGTCGACGTGTCGCCGGCGATGCTCGCCCAGGTGTCCGCTCGCGCGCAGGCGGCGGGGCTGGCGAATGTGGAGGTCGTGCGGGCCGGGTTCCTCACCTATGAGCACACCGGAGCCCTCGCCGACGCCGTGCACACCCGCAACGCGCTGCACCAGCTGCCGGACTTCTTCAAGGTGCAGGCGCTGCTGCGGATCGCGGCGATCCTGCGCCCGGGCGGGGTGCTGCGGCTGCGGGACCTCGTCTACGACTTCCCGCCGGAGCGGACCGAGGAGTTCTTCGACGGCTGGTTCGCCGGTGCGGCGGCCGACCCGGCGGCCGGTTACACCGCCGCCGATTACGCCGAGCACATCCGGACCGAGTTCAGCACCTTCGGCTGGCTGCTGGAACCGATGCTCGACCGGGCCGGGTTCGACGTGGTCACGGCCGAGTCGGAGCGCTCGCTCTACGCCGCTTACACCTGCGTCAAACGCTGAGGCTGGTCGCGGGTCGGGCTGCGGAACGTCTGCCGGTACGCCTGCGGGGTGGCCCCGAGCCGCCGGGCGAAGTGGTGGCGCAGGTTGACCGCGTCGCCGAACCCGGCGTGCACCGCGATCGACTCGACCCCGAGGTCGGTGCCCTCCAGCAGCTGCCGGGCGAGCAGCACCCGCTGGCCGGTGATCCAGTCGTGCGGGGTGGAGCCGGTCTCGGCCTTGAAGCGGCGGGCGAAGGTGCGCGGTGCCATGTGGACGCGCTCGGCGAGCTCCTCCACGGTGACCTGCCGGTCGAGGTGCTCGACGAGCCAGACCAGCAGCGGTTCGAGGGTCGGTGCCTTCTCCGTCTGCGGGACGGGCGCCTCGATGTACTGCGACTGGCCGCCCTCGCGGTGCGGCGGCACGACCATGCGGCGGGCGAGCTTGGTGGCGATCTCCGAGCCGTGGACCAGGCGCACGACGTGCAGCATCAGGTCGATGCCGGACGCGGTGCCGGCACTGGTGAAGATGGTGCCGTCCTCGATGTAGAGCACCGACGGGTTGACGTGCGCGGCGGGGAAGCGGCGGGCCAGCTCGTCGGTGTATTTCCAGTGGGTGGTGCAGCGGCGGCCGTCGAGGAGACCGGCCTCGCCGAGCACGAACGCGCCGGAGCACTCGCTCATCAGCAGGGCGCCGCGGGCGTATGCGGCGCGCAGGGCGGCGATGGCGCGGGGGTCCACATCGCAGTCGAGCGGGTGCGCGGGGATGACGACGAGGTCCGCGTCGGCGATGGGGCCGAGGTCGGCGTGCGGGGTGATGTGGAACCCGGACCGGGTCTGCACCGGCAGTCCGTCCACTGTGCAGAGCGAGAAGTCGTAGGCCGGGAACCCGTCGGCGGTGCGGTCGGTGCCGAAGACCTCGCAGGCGACGCCGAGCTCGAACGCCGCGATCTGGTCGAGGGCGAGCACGGCGACCTTCTTCACCATCATGCGGCCAGCCTAACGCCAACTTGGCAGGATTTCTAGGTGGTGTGGCATTCCTGCCACTGGGGCGGGAGGGGTGGCTGCGCCATGCTTATCCGTGAGAGAGAACCGGTGCGCACCGGCGACGTATTCCCAGACCGACTCGAAAGGTCGTCGCCGTCATGGAACTCCTTGTCGTGCTCGCATTCCTCCTGCTCCTCAACGTGCTCAGCGCCGCCGGGCTCACCGTCGACAGCCGCATCAGCAAGCGCTGCGACGACTACGCGGCCGACGACCCGCACATAAGGCCGCTCGCGTAGCGCAACGGGGGGCAAGATCGCCGCAACTCTTCAAGAGTTGGTCCTAAAACCCGTTAGGACCAACTCTTGAAGAGTTGCGGCGATCTTGTGCTTGTGGGGGCGGAACTACTGCAGGTAGCCCTCGACCTCGGCGGCGGGGCGGACGGTGTCGACGCTGTCGGCCGCGGCGCGTCTGCGGCGCAGCAGGTCCCAGCACTGGTCCAGCTCCACCTCGACGGCGGCGAGCCTCGCGTGCTCGTCCTCGGCGGAGATCGTGCCGGCCTGGACACCACTGCGCAGCCGGTGCTCCTCGGCGACAAGCTCCGAGACCCGGTGCAGGATCGTCTGCTCCTCCATACCTGGACGCTACCGCCGCAGCGCCCCGAGCGCACGGGATACCCTCACAGAGTGAGCTGGCTCGACGCGATCGGCTGGGCGGGGTCGGCACTGCTGATCTGGTCACTGCTCCAGACCCGGATCCTGCGGCTGCGGGTTCTCAACCTCATCGGCTGCCTCGTGCTGCTCGGATTCAACTGGGCGCTCGGCGTCTGGCCGATGGTCGGGCTCAACGTGGTGCTCGCCGGGATCAACGCCTACTTCCTGCGCAGGCTGTGGTCGACCCGGCACGACGAGGAGTCCTACGCCGCGGTGGAGGTGGGTGCCGGCAACGAATTCCTGGCGCACGTCCTGCGTACCCACAGCAGGGAGATCAAGCGCTTCAACCCGGGCTTCGACGCGGCCGCGACCACCGGCCGGCTGGGGTTCATCGTCGTGCGCGGCGACGAGACCGTCGGCGTCGTGCTGCTGCACGACCGCGGCGATGGCGTCGCGCAGATCGACCTCGACTACGTCGCGCCCCGGTTCCGCGACTTCACCCCGGGCGAGTTCGTCTTCCGGCGCAGCGGCGTCTTCGCCCGGCACGGGTTCACCGCGCTCGTCACACCGCCGGGGATGGTCGCCCCCTACTACGAGCGGGTCGGATTCCGCCGCGACGGCGACCGCTACCGGCTCGACCTGCCGGTGGCGATGTGAGCAGACGGCCCGGCTGGATAGATGGGAGCGCGGCCGATATCCTTCGGCGATCCCGATGTCACCCATCCGGAGGACAATGGCCGATGGCCCCATCGATGAACGTCCGACTGCGTAACGTGGTGTCGTGTGGCACGGGATAGCCAGGACCCGGTCGCCGCTGAGTGGGTGGTCTTCCGCGACCTCACCGCCGCCGGACGCTCAGCCGAGGCCATCGAGCTGGCCGAGCGCATCGTGGCGGAGTCGCACGACCCCCGGCGGGTGGCGCAGGCCCTGATCGAGAAGCTCGTCGGCCTCATCAACATGGGCGAGGCGAGGCGCTTCGGCCCGCTGCTCGACCAGATCCACGGCATGCTCCGCGACGCACCCGACCCGAGGCTCATCGGCGAGTTCCACGCCATGGTCGC from Allocatelliglobosispora scoriae encodes:
- the serA gene encoding phosphoglycerate dehydrogenase, whose product is MIEQAKIRVLLVENIHPDAVSRLESEGYLVESLDAALDEDELLARIGGVHLLGIRSKTQVTARVIAAATDLVGIGAFCIGTDQIDLAAASKAGIAVFNAPFSNTRSVVELALAEIIMLTRRLSEKNAAMHEGVWDKAADGSHEVRGRTLGIVGYGNIGTQMSVLAENLGMRVYFYDTADKLALGNAKRCGTLDELLEVADTVTLHVDGRAGNSGFFGEEQFARMRPRSIFLNLSRGFVIDHAALRRHLVSGHLAGAAIDVFPKEPKGRGEEFQSELRGLPNVILTPHIGGSTEEAQADIGGFVANKMTRFVTEGATTLSINMPHVALPEQERTHRIVHVHHNMPGVLAQVNSILAHHSVNIEGQLLATRGEYGYLITDIGADYPDEVVTRLRAMDQTVRLRVLS
- a CDS encoding FAD-binding oxidoreductase; translation: MSDIEEVLRGIVGPGHVLVDPDLRAAYETDWTRRFTGTARCVVRPRDTAEVAAVVRACAAAGVPITVQGGNTGLVGGGVPDRGEVLLSLTRLSDLEPVDELESQVTAGAGVTLEKLQAHARAAGLDVGVDLAARSAATVGGMVATNAGGIRVLRYGSMRDQLTGLEAVLADGTVLTRLAGLAKDNTGYDLTQLLAGSEGTLAVITRVRLRLVPLLPARAVALVAVDGTEGALALLAAARSRLATLSAAELCYADGIDLVRAHGRLSAPFAEDYPAYVLLECAAHSDPTDEILELLADCDAVQDATVAGDQVGRARLWAYRETHTEAISAAGVPVKLDVCVPLRELAGLVAELPGAVAAVAPGARGIVFGHVNEGNLHVNVLGAGEHAEEVTDAVLRLVAQRHGSISSEHGVGRAKVPWLELSRSEAELAALRRIKTAFDPDGILNPGVLLPVR
- a CDS encoding cysteine hydrolase family protein — protein: MSLTSANVNAASPWRQRRRVTPSQVKISSGTPNSLIRATLLRRSAHRLHDAGDPPSPSTGVDGWRYGGRHDHTAEPAPDRTARHRWIQHSDAHLEHGSDQWRIVPELTPDAAEPHVDKHYLDAFEETSLEAVLADLGVGRIFVTGAQTDACIRSTLHGALTRGYDTALVRDAHTTRDRSQFGVPGPGEVIAHTNLYWTHQTAPGRTAGTVATAEVDFHA
- a CDS encoding GNAT family N-acetyltransferase, yielding MTFALVNDTIEHLAPWMEFAANGYTEADAVAYLALCDEHWDSRRNFNYAIVAPDGRVVGSTGIMTERPEGGVEIGYWLHRDYTGQGIATKASRAQIEAAWLMGATHVIIVHDSNNHRSGAVPARLGFTEVERRVGVEPPTAVKTGTKVVWRLDRK
- a CDS encoding SDR family NAD(P)-dependent oxidoreductase, coding for MLLQNKNAVIYGAAGSVGSGMARTFAAEGARVFLTGRTRATLEALAEEITAAGGQAEADVVDALDEAAVDAHARSMVERAGSLDISISLVTRGDVQGIPLAQMTTEDLLRPVMTGLTATFVTARAAARHMTGQGSGVILAFNSGSAHGSPMMGGTGLADAAIDTFIRNLAGEIGPSGVRVLGMWAAGVPESFTPEKLAAVNSDMVFDDAAMQGLLAQLASMRMLRRSPSLAEIASTAAFLASDRAGGITATFVNVTGGIFAS
- a CDS encoding TetR/AcrR family transcriptional regulator, translated to MTEVRVSLRDRKRAATIDEIKTVAISQLSADAGQMTLRGVAREVGMTVQSLYHYFPSRDDLITALIADAHNALADAIEAAGQAHPDLVGVASAYRGWAVEHRARFLLIFGTPVPGYAAPPGGPTTDAARRLGVAFTGAVFHGWSPADLAAIRPPAVDPALDDALTAAAALVLPGMPPAAFGWGLDLWGRVHGLVLLELLGHLPWLGDQAAANFHHAALRAAADLARLRP